Proteins found in one Pontibacter sp. SGAir0037 genomic segment:
- the sucC gene encoding ADP-forming succinate--CoA ligase subunit beta, with protein MNIHEYQAKDILKSYGVRIQEGIVAETPEQAVEAAKRLTEETGTGWHVIKAQIHAGGRGKGGGVKLAKNLEQVKEISSQIIGMNLVTHQTGPEGKDVHKVLVAQDVYYPGDSEPKEFYLSILLDRAKGMNVIMASTEGGMDIEEVAEKSPEKIIKEWIDPAVGLQGFQARKIAFAFGLEGEAFKEMVKFVTNLYKAYVETDSSMFEINPVLKTSDNKILAVDAKVDLDDNALYRHKDLAALRDLSEEDPLEVEASESHLNYVKLDGNVGCMVNGAGLAMATMDIIKLSGGEPANFLDVGGGANAQTVEAGFRIILKDPNVKAILINIFGGIVRCDRVANGVVEAYKNIGDIRVPIIVRLQGTNAEEGARIIDESGLKVYSAVALKEAAEKVKQVLAQA; from the coding sequence ATGAACATACACGAATATCAGGCTAAAGACATTCTGAAAAGCTACGGCGTACGCATACAAGAAGGTATTGTGGCCGAAACGCCAGAGCAGGCTGTAGAGGCTGCCAAAAGACTTACTGAAGAAACAGGTACAGGCTGGCACGTGATTAAAGCGCAGATACATGCGGGTGGTCGCGGTAAAGGCGGTGGTGTTAAACTTGCCAAGAACCTGGAGCAGGTGAAAGAGATATCCTCTCAGATCATTGGCATGAACCTGGTTACACACCAAACCGGCCCTGAAGGTAAGGATGTACATAAAGTACTTGTTGCACAGGATGTATACTATCCTGGCGATTCTGAGCCAAAAGAATTTTACCTGAGTATCCTGCTGGACCGCGCTAAAGGCATGAACGTGATCATGGCTTCTACCGAAGGTGGTATGGACATTGAGGAAGTTGCTGAAAAATCTCCTGAGAAAATCATTAAGGAGTGGATCGATCCTGCAGTTGGTTTACAAGGCTTCCAGGCTCGTAAAATTGCTTTTGCATTCGGTTTAGAAGGTGAAGCTTTCAAAGAAATGGTGAAGTTTGTAACCAACCTTTACAAGGCTTATGTGGAAACAGACTCTTCTATGTTTGAAATCAACCCTGTGCTGAAAACTTCTGATAATAAAATATTAGCAGTAGACGCGAAGGTAGACTTAGATGATAACGCCCTGTATCGCCACAAAGACCTTGCTGCCCTGCGTGATCTTTCAGAAGAAGATCCGTTGGAAGTGGAGGCCAGTGAATCTCACCTGAACTATGTGAAGCTGGATGGTAATGTAGGTTGTATGGTAAACGGTGCTGGTCTGGCTATGGCTACCATGGATATCATTAAACTTTCTGGCGGTGAGCCTGCTAACTTCCTGGATGTAGGTGGTGGTGCTAACGCTCAGACGGTAGAAGCCGGTTTCCGCATTATCCTGAAAGACCCTAATGTTAAAGCTATCCTGATCAATATTTTTGGTGGTATTGTTCGTTGCGACCGTGTTGCCAATGGTGTAGTAGAAGCTTACAAAAACATTGGCGATATCCGTGTACCAATCATTGTGCGTCTGCAAGGAACAAACGCAGAAGAAGGTGCCCGTATTATTGATGAATCCGGCCTTAAAGTATATTCTGCCGTAGCCTTGAAAGAAGCTGCTGAAAAAGTTAAGCAAGTATTAGCGCAAGCTTAA
- a CDS encoding T9SS type A sorting domain-containing protein, translating into MEKMLNPRILVEWFLLLLLSLLLNFNATAQNKGTDKAGTDEKKVRIRMMQTIDGKTLIVDTLMAASDFEASFGKLKGLHADAAALRLQMREMRRLQNLDSLAFAGGRRQLFIYKNPVGDTALSRRLKMLVTDSLHTRFKNGNLLLNRFPVKGIDSLTWKRIQKIIIADSAAARLNNRLRLSLKGDTIIFKRTNPQILRKVPQDSGQIFLLPTFNSIADTLFIIKGRHYDSLAQKAVKSLKHIKTGDGYITSVTIVKTMVADLSKEEKSTLTSAGAPVETPATALGVEDFSFYPNPSDGRFEIAFKLKNEATVKIRILDITGKEVYSEALKGVGGEYRQAVNIAKLGSGMYFLQVIQNEKYLTKKLVIQ; encoded by the coding sequence ATGGAAAAGATGCTGAACCCTCGTATTCTTGTAGAATGGTTTTTACTGCTTCTACTCTCATTGCTGCTGAATTTCAATGCCACTGCTCAAAACAAAGGAACGGACAAGGCGGGTACAGACGAAAAGAAAGTGCGTATCAGGATGATGCAGACTATTGATGGAAAAACGTTAATTGTTGATACCCTTATGGCTGCATCGGATTTTGAAGCTTCTTTTGGCAAGCTGAAAGGCTTGCATGCTGATGCAGCAGCGCTCAGGCTGCAGATGAGGGAAATGCGGCGCCTGCAAAACCTGGATTCCCTGGCCTTCGCAGGAGGCAGGCGCCAGTTGTTTATTTACAAAAATCCTGTAGGAGATACGGCTTTAAGCAGGAGACTGAAAATGCTGGTGACAGATAGCCTGCACACCCGGTTTAAAAATGGAAACCTACTTCTGAACAGGTTTCCTGTAAAAGGCATAGATTCCTTAACCTGGAAAAGAATACAAAAAATAATAATAGCAGACAGTGCAGCAGCTAGGCTGAACAACAGGCTCAGGCTTAGCCTTAAAGGCGATACGATTATATTTAAAAGAACCAATCCTCAAATTTTACGGAAAGTACCCCAGGATTCCGGGCAGATTTTTCTGCTGCCTACTTTTAATAGTATAGCCGATACGCTGTTTATCATAAAAGGCAGGCATTATGATTCGCTGGCTCAAAAAGCAGTAAAATCGCTTAAACACATAAAAACAGGCGATGGCTACATCACTTCTGTTACCATCGTTAAAACCATGGTGGCCGATCTGTCTAAAGAGGAAAAGAGCACACTTACATCAGCGGGCGCTCCCGTAGAGACTCCTGCCACAGCACTAGGAGTAGAAGACTTCAGCTTTTATCCCAACCCCAGCGATGGCCGCTTCGAAATAGCTTTTAAACTGAAAAATGAAGCAACTGTAAAAATCAGGATACTCGATATAACCGGAAAAGAAGTGTACTCAGAGGCTTTGAAAGGAGTTGGTGGGGAGTATAGGCAGGCGGTGAATATCGCAAAATTAGGGAGCGGTATGTATTTTCTGCAGGTGATTCAAAACGAAAAATACCTAACAAAAAAGTTAGTAATACAGTAA
- a CDS encoding organic hydroperoxide resistance protein → MEKLYTAVVTATGGRQGQVKSSDGIIDMKLAVPEGLLGGKGGSTNPEQLFAAGYAACFQSALLVVAGKHKEKLDPESTVTAHVDLNKTDEGGYGLSVKLSVDLKGVDKEKAKQYVDEAHEICPYSVGTRGNINVELEVV, encoded by the coding sequence ATGGAAAAACTGTATACAGCAGTAGTAACTGCTACAGGTGGCCGCCAGGGCCAGGTAAAATCTTCAGATGGAATCATAGACATGAAATTAGCTGTACCGGAAGGCCTGCTGGGCGGAAAAGGTGGAAGCACTAACCCGGAGCAGCTGTTTGCTGCCGGTTATGCAGCCTGCTTTCAGAGCGCGCTTTTAGTAGTGGCCGGTAAACACAAAGAAAAACTCGACCCTGAATCTACTGTTACAGCGCATGTTGATCTGAACAAAACAGATGAAGGAGGCTATGGGCTGAGCGTAAAGCTTTCAGTAGACCTGAAAGGTGTTGACAAAGAGAAGGCTAAACAATATGTAGATGAGGCACATGAAATATGTCCTTACTCAGTAGGCACAAGAGGCAACATTAATGTAGAGCTGGAAGTTGTTTAA
- a CDS encoding DUF3347 domain-containing protein: MKKNVLRIALWAMVAGAGTSGMVACSGNTDNTENTDQLKQTEEEAAVETVNAKYSTPEGFVKAADSYLALKDGLVESKAAEAQLRASELVVDLQKVDASALETEVAAEWTKMAGTLQNDANTIASTTDLASQREAFTSLSNNMIKAVETFGADKTMYLQHCPMANNNNGGSWLSSNEEIRNPYYGDAMLKCGEVQAAINTK; encoded by the coding sequence ATGAAAAAGAATGTTTTAAGAATTGCACTATGGGCAATGGTAGCCGGAGCAGGCACATCAGGAATGGTAGCCTGTTCGGGAAACACAGATAACACGGAGAATACCGACCAGCTGAAGCAGACAGAAGAGGAAGCAGCAGTAGAAACAGTAAATGCGAAATACAGCACTCCTGAGGGATTTGTGAAAGCAGCCGACAGCTACCTGGCCCTTAAAGATGGCTTAGTGGAAAGCAAGGCTGCCGAAGCGCAGCTAAGAGCAAGCGAGCTGGTAGTAGACCTGCAAAAAGTAGATGCCTCTGCCCTGGAAACCGAAGTGGCAGCAGAGTGGACTAAAATGGCCGGCACTTTACAAAACGACGCCAATACTATTGCAAGTACCACCGACCTTGCCAGCCAGCGGGAAGCCTTTACCAGTTTATCGAACAACATGATTAAAGCGGTAGAGACATTCGGAGCAGATAAAACCATGTATCTGCAACATTGCCCGATGGCAAACAATAACAATGGCGGCAGCTGGCTTAGCAGTAACGAAGAGATCCGTAACCCTTACTACGGAGACGCGATGCTGAAGTGCGGAGAAGTTCAGGCTGCTATAAACACAAAATAG
- a CDS encoding site-specific DNA-methyltransferase — MDKVYYNSPDSNFQLYLGNCVDILPKINEKVDLVFADPPYFLSNDGFTIKAGKVASVNKGDWDKKENHLSTIQFTEQWLEAVRHVMKDSATIWVSCTMHNLFDVGSALQRLGFKTLNIVTWQKTNPPPNLSCRYFTHSTEHIIWARKHQNKAHYFNYELMKSINQGKQMKDVWTLPAVSKKETTCGKHPTQKSLSLLNRIILASSQEDDLVLDPFAGSSTTGIAANTHNRRYIGTDISPEFLNLSICRKKELDATRQQQSILISS; from the coding sequence ATGGATAAAGTATATTATAACTCGCCTGATAGTAATTTTCAATTATATCTGGGGAACTGCGTTGACATATTACCTAAAATCAATGAGAAAGTTGATTTGGTTTTTGCTGACCCTCCATATTTCCTGTCCAACGATGGATTTACAATCAAGGCCGGTAAAGTAGCAAGTGTTAACAAAGGCGATTGGGATAAAAAAGAAAACCATCTTTCTACAATTCAATTTACTGAACAATGGCTTGAAGCGGTACGCCATGTTATGAAAGATAGTGCAACCATCTGGGTAAGCTGCACTATGCATAACTTATTTGATGTTGGCTCCGCTTTACAAAGATTGGGGTTCAAAACACTCAACATAGTTACTTGGCAAAAGACAAATCCACCACCTAACTTATCGTGCAGGTACTTCACTCATTCAACAGAGCATATTATCTGGGCAAGGAAGCACCAGAATAAGGCTCATTACTTCAACTACGAATTAATGAAGTCTATTAACCAGGGTAAGCAAATGAAGGATGTCTGGACTTTGCCTGCTGTCTCAAAAAAAGAAACTACTTGTGGCAAACATCCAACACAAAAGTCATTGTCACTATTGAATAGAATAATTTTAGCCTCGTCCCAGGAAGACGATTTGGTTCTTGACCCGTTTGCAGGGAGTAGTACTACTGGTATAGCTGCAAACACGCACAATAGGAGATACATCGGAACAGATATATCTCCAGAATTTCTAAACTTAAGTATATGCAGGAAAAAAGAACTTGATGCTACCAGGCAGCAACAATCAATATTAATAAGCAGTTAA
- a CDS encoding ABC transporter ATP-binding protein, with protein sequence MLQVINIQKKYGSLAVLKGIDLLISSGEVVSIVGASGAGKSTLLHILGTLDTADSGQVLFDNKNIEKLNATELARFRNRHIGFIFQFHNLLPEFTALENACLPGFLAGRPENEVRERAKELLHMLNLSHRLDHKPSQMSGGEQQRTAVARALINSPRIIFADEPSGNLDSKNAQELHEIFFRLREEFNQTFVIVTHNEQLASMADRTLVMKDGLIVQESLDSSEPDQAE encoded by the coding sequence GTGCTTCAGGTAATAAATATTCAAAAAAAATACGGCTCTTTAGCTGTTCTAAAAGGTATCGATCTGCTTATCTCTTCCGGTGAGGTGGTGTCTATTGTAGGGGCTTCCGGTGCAGGTAAAAGTACTTTACTGCATATACTGGGTACTTTGGATACAGCTGATTCGGGGCAGGTGCTCTTCGATAACAAGAACATCGAAAAACTGAATGCCACAGAACTGGCGCGTTTCAGAAACAGGCATATCGGCTTTATTTTTCAGTTTCATAATTTACTGCCGGAGTTTACAGCGTTGGAGAATGCCTGTTTGCCGGGTTTTCTGGCGGGCAGGCCGGAAAATGAAGTACGGGAGCGGGCAAAGGAACTACTGCACATGCTCAACCTGTCGCACCGCTTGGATCATAAACCTTCCCAGATGTCGGGCGGCGAGCAGCAGAGAACAGCTGTGGCGCGGGCACTTATCAATTCTCCCCGTATTATTTTTGCCGATGAGCCCAGCGGCAACCTCGATTCTAAAAATGCACAGGAGCTGCATGAGATCTTTTTCCGTCTGCGCGAAGAATTTAACCAGACCTTTGTAATCGTAACCCATAACGAGCAGCTGGCTTCTATGGCCGACCGTACGCTTGTAATGAAAGACGGCCTGATTGTGCAGGAATCCCTGGATTCTTCTGAGCCGGATCAGGCAGAGTAG
- a CDS encoding Dam family site-specific DNA-(adenine-N6)-methyltransferase: MSNNLIKETDIKPFLKWAGGKTQLLPAIETKLIQRLHNKKSIDFIEPFAGSGAVLFFMLRVYGKYIKHAVINDINPVLTDCYKTIRQSPDLLINQLAELEQQYFSFSEEEDRKQLFLEKREEFNCIKDNPIRKSALMIFLNKTCFNGLYRVNSKGNFNVPFGKFAKPNICNASVIRANSAALQRVEILNTDFTATEEYIHEDAFFYFDPPYKPISNTASFNSYAKEGFVDEDQVRLKSFCDLVNGGKAYFVQSNSDTTNNDESNNFFQQLYADYTIERVKAKRAINSKGSGRGEIFELIISNDSVLGDISSIHKAALQTSLF, translated from the coding sequence ATGTCAAATAATTTAATAAAAGAAACAGATATTAAACCATTCTTAAAATGGGCCGGTGGTAAAACTCAATTGTTACCGGCAATTGAAACTAAGCTTATTCAACGTCTACACAACAAAAAGAGCATAGATTTTATTGAGCCTTTTGCTGGAAGTGGCGCTGTCTTATTTTTTATGCTTAGGGTATATGGTAAGTACATTAAACATGCTGTTATTAATGATATTAACCCTGTACTAACAGATTGTTATAAAACAATAAGACAATCACCGGACTTGTTAATAAATCAATTAGCTGAGCTTGAGCAACAGTATTTTAGCTTTTCTGAAGAAGAAGACAGAAAACAGCTTTTCTTAGAAAAACGAGAAGAGTTTAATTGCATAAAAGATAATCCGATTCGCAAAAGCGCACTAATGATTTTCTTAAATAAAACTTGTTTCAATGGTTTGTACAGGGTGAACTCTAAAGGCAACTTTAATGTGCCATTTGGCAAGTTCGCAAAGCCAAACATATGTAACGCCTCAGTAATACGAGCAAATAGTGCGGCCTTACAGAGAGTTGAAATTTTAAATACTGATTTTACAGCAACAGAAGAATACATTCATGAGGATGCATTCTTTTACTTTGACCCTCCTTATAAGCCAATAAGTAATACCGCATCATTTAACTCATATGCGAAAGAAGGTTTCGTAGACGAAGACCAAGTAAGATTGAAGTCTTTCTGCGATTTAGTTAATGGCGGGAAAGCTTACTTTGTACAGAGCAATTCGGATACAACAAATAATGATGAAAGCAATAACTTCTTTCAACAGTTATACGCTGACTACACGATTGAAAGAGTAAAGGCTAAAAGAGCCATAAACTCCAAGGGTAGTGGGCGTGGCGAGATTTTTGAATTAATAATATCTAATGATAGTGTCTTAGGAGATATTTCATCCATACATAAAGCTGCATTACAAACTTCTTTATTTTAA
- a CDS encoding AraC family transcriptional regulator encodes MALYALHIKNMVCPRCIKVVGEELQRLNQPVAEVKLGEALLSQEPSDKARKEIKEALAANGFEVLEDKKAEVIEQVKRAVIALIRTGQVEHLQTNISDYLSEVTGKEYTYLSSAFSTEEGTTIARFVMLQKVERIKELVTYNELTLSQIAYQLGYSSVAHLSNQFKQVTGLTPSEYKKSASHPRKPLDQVLDK; translated from the coding sequence ATGGCTTTATACGCGCTACATATCAAAAACATGGTTTGCCCGCGCTGCATAAAAGTAGTGGGGGAGGAGTTGCAGCGCTTAAACCAACCTGTGGCAGAGGTAAAGCTCGGGGAAGCTTTACTGAGCCAGGAGCCATCTGATAAAGCGCGTAAAGAAATAAAAGAAGCCTTAGCTGCTAACGGCTTTGAAGTACTGGAAGATAAAAAAGCAGAGGTGATCGAACAGGTGAAGCGTGCTGTCATCGCGCTAATCAGAACGGGGCAGGTAGAGCATCTGCAGACCAATATATCGGATTACCTGTCGGAGGTTACCGGTAAAGAGTATACCTATCTGAGCAGCGCTTTTTCAACTGAAGAGGGAACTACAATAGCCAGGTTTGTGATGCTGCAAAAAGTAGAGCGGATTAAGGAGTTGGTAACCTACAACGAGTTAACCTTAAGTCAGATAGCCTATCAGTTAGGCTATAGCAGCGTGGCTCATCTATCTAATCAGTTTAAGCAGGTAACGGGGCTTACTCCTTCCGAATATAAAAAATCGGCTTCACATCCGCGCAAACCTTTAGACCAGGTACTGGATAAGTAG
- a CDS encoding PD-(D/E)XK nuclease superfamily protein yields MIKGGVGGANTTTGLVFEQKTSLESAITKIDGYRVVGSTVYKENTVVGTLLSKGSLYTKLLKPRGIDYKTVISKKLLPDDAYLNHTSNTLYIIEKKYQQGAGSVDEKLQTADFKIKQYRKLLAPLNIEVEFIYVLNDWYLQECYSDVLQYITDVGCSYYFGKIPVEVLGLGE; encoded by the coding sequence ATGATTAAAGGTGGAGTAGGTGGAGCAAACACTACCACGGGATTGGTTTTTGAACAGAAAACAAGCTTAGAAAGTGCTATTACAAAAATTGATGGCTATCGAGTTGTTGGAAGTACTGTGTATAAGGAAAATACAGTAGTTGGCACTTTATTAAGTAAAGGAAGCTTATATACTAAGTTACTTAAGCCACGTGGAATTGACTACAAAACAGTTATTTCTAAAAAGTTGCTTCCAGATGATGCGTATTTAAATCACACAAGTAACACTCTTTATATAATTGAGAAAAAGTATCAGCAAGGTGCAGGTTCCGTTGATGAAAAATTACAAACCGCTGATTTCAAAATAAAACAATATAGAAAGCTTTTAGCTCCACTAAACATTGAGGTGGAGTTTATTTATGTACTAAATGATTGGTATCTACAAGAGTGTTATAGTGATGTTTTACAATATATTACTGATGTAGGGTGTAGCTATTATTTCGGTAAAATACCGGTGGAAGTGTTAGGCTTAGGTGAGTAG